The Brevibacillus choshinensis genome includes the window AGTGAAACGTGGTGACGGTCAATTCGTTACAGCTGGTAATATCCTCGTTCGCCAACGCGGTACGAAAATTTACCCAGGTGCTAACGTAATGAAGGGCGGAGACGACACTCTGTTTGCAACAGCAGACGGCGTTGTTCGTTTCAAACGTCTGGGCCGCGATCGCAAACAAGTTGTGATCGAACCAGTTGCTTCTGAAGCGTAAATAGCGGAATGAAGAAAACCCAGCCTTGTTGCTGGGTTTTCTTTTGTTTTTTTTGTGTTTTTTGTTTGAAAACATTGTCGATGATGAAAGTATCAGGACAATCAAGTGGTGTGAAAAGGTAGTATGCACATCCAAGTTTTCTAATTTCTAGCGTTCTCTTTTGTGGTACAATAGGACAGAAAAGAAATCTTATCGACTTGGGTGAATGTGATGAGGGACGAGCGGAAGCTGTTTACACATCAGACTGACCAGCTGTTGGCCGTACTGAACCGGCAGCGGCATGACTGGTTGAACCACGTTCAGGTTCTGCTCGGCTATTTGCATTTGAACCGTACTGAACAGGGAGAAGCGCATTTAAAACGCATCGCGGAGATGGCTATGCAGGAAAGCATGATCGCCCGTTTGAACAGCTCTCTGTTGTCTGTCTTCTTCCTGACATTTAATGCGCTGAACAAGGAAATGCTTTTGGAAGTAGAAGTGTGCAATCAAGTGGATCTCACGAAAATCACACTGAATGAGCAGCAATTGTTTCAGCTGATGTCAGAGATATTATGCACAGTGAACGATCACGTAGACCCGAATAGCTACGAGCCCGCAAGCATGCAGCTTTCCTTGGAAGCTGACGCACGTGGCGTTCAGTTTCGCTTTGACCTGGCCGGGAAGTTATGTGCATCCGGATTGGGAGAACTGGAAAAACTGATACGTAAAAGCGAGCAGAGTACGGTGGACGTCACCGAGTGGATACATACGGAAGAGGAATGGATATTGGAATTGCAGATTCCATTCGCGGAATGAAAGAGGTGACACCATGTTTGTCGATCAGGTAAAGATTTATGTAAAAGGCGGGGACGGTGGTAATGGAGCCGTCTCCTTTCGTCGGGAGAAGTACGTCCCGTTAGGTGGGCCAGCCGGTGGTGATGGCGGTCGCGGTGGAGATGTGATCTTTGTCGTGGACGAAGGACTGCGTACGCTGGTAGATTTTCGCTACCAAAAACACTTCAAGGCACCTCGTGGTGAGCATGGCCGTAATAAAAGTCAGCATGGTGCTGGCTCGGAAGACATGTTTGTGCGAGTACCGCCGGGAACGACCGTCATCGATGATGATACCAAGGAAGTGATTGCTGACCTGGTAGAACACGGCCAACAGGCTGTCATCGCAAAAGGTGGACGAGGCGGAAGAGGAAACACGCGCTTTGCGAATGCATCCAACCCAGCCCCGCACATCTCCGAGAACGGAGAGCCAGGACAAGAACGCTACATCATGATGGAGCTGAAGCTGATTGCTGACGTAGGCTTGGTTGGCTATCCGAGCGTAGGGAAATCAACGCTTCTGTCCAGCGTGACTGCTGCGAAGCCAAAAATCGCGGAGTATCACTTTACGACACTTACGCCAAATCTCGGGGTAGTGGAAGTAGGCGAAAACAGCTTCGTCATGGCTGACCTCCCAGGATTGATTGAAGGTGCTCATGAGGGAGTTGGACTGGGACACCAGTTTCTGCGCCACGTCGAGCGGACACGTCTGATTGTGCACGTTATCGACATGGCAGGGGTAGATGGGCGTGATCCGTTCGAGGATTATTTGCAGATCAACCGGGAGCTTGTCCTGTACAACCTGAAGTTGGAAGACCGCCCGCAAGTCGTGGTCGCCAACAAGATGGACGTTCCTGAAGCACAAGAAAACTTGGCTCGTTTCAAGGAAAAAGTCCCGGGTGTAGCGGTCTACGAAATTTCCGCTGCGACCAGACAGGGCGTTCAAGAATTGATGTATGCTATCGGTGATCTGCTCGCGACCATTCCGGACAAGCCAGCAGTCGAAGAAGTGGCAGAAGTCGAAGAACGCGTGGTGTTCAAGGCTGAGAAAGAACCAGATCCATTTGAAATTACACGCGACAACGAAGTGTTCGTAGTCAGCGGTGACAAGATTGAGAAGCTGGTGCGGATGACCAACCTGAACAGCTACGATGCAGCACAGCGTTTTGCCAAGATCATGCGCAGCATGGGTGTGGACGAAGCATTGCGCAAGCATGGTGCTCGTGATGGAGACACCGTACGTATCGGTAAGCTAGAGTTTGATTTTGTGGAGTGACGAAGACCATGACAGATGTTCCATCTCTTAATCCCTTTATGACGGATAAACGGCTCCAGCGCGGTGCCGTATTGCCGATGATGATCTCTAAGCAAGTAAAGACTCCGGTTCAAGTGATGGTGGAACATGTCAAAAGTGGATACCTCGTTGTTTCTACCGAGGTAAAGGCAGAGGCAATGACCGAATTGATCGGCTCGACTGTTCGTCTCAGATGGGAAACAGAGTCGTCGATCAATACCATTGATCTGGAAGTGGTGCAGGAACAGCTGTTGTGGCCGATCAAGCTACTGGCACTGATTCCGATCGCGATCGGCGTAGAGATTGTATCCAATGGAAAGCGCGGACTTCTATCGCCTGATTTGTTGATCAAGGTTCCTTATAAAGTCATGGGAGCAAGACCGATCGAGGAAAAGGGAGAGGCAGTAATGCTCAAGTTCTCTCCCACTCGCCTCGTGCTCCGCACAGATGGATATGTATCAAAAGGAGATTTTCTGCATTTGTCCTTTGTGATTCCCCAAATGAACTTGGAGGTCGTGGGGATGGCCAAGGTGGTTGAAAAGTCTTTTCAGGATACACAGGCGGTCATTGAACTGATTTTTACGGATATTCACGATAAGCATCATCAACTCATCAAAGATTACTATAAAAAGCTGTCCGCAACCGCTTCTTCCTGAGAAGCGGTTTTTTTCCTTTGATGTTCCTGAGAAGAAGGTATATAGTATAGGCATAGAGCTCTTAATCGTGCCTGTTCGAATGTAGGGATTTTGAGATCGGTGATCCTGATATATCAACTTGTGAAATATTGCACGTTGATATTTTCCATCCGTTTGTATACTGCACTTTGTGAAAAATATTACAAATAGGTTAGACTATCGGATACAGGGTGAATATCGGCCGTCACTCGGATGAACAGGCAACGAGAAAATCAGGCCTCTATTCCAAAGCAAAGGAGGACGTTTTTCCTATGTCACAAACAACTACGCAACAAGCTGAAGTAGCAAGCACAGCGACTTTGGCACCTGAGCAAATGGATGTTCTTGATCAGTTGATGAAACCGGAAATTCAAGAATCGTTAACTGTATTGGTGGCAAATCTGCCCAAGCTGGCTGAAATGACAACGATCCTGACCAAGACGTACGATCTGGTACAAACGGTAGCGAATGACAAAGTCCTGATCGACGACTTGAAGGGCGGCATGGAAGAATTCGTAAAGCCGATCCAAGACAAAGCAAAAGGCATCGCGCAAGCAGCAATCGAAGCCAACGACCGTTCGCATGTTGAATCGTCAACTATTGGTTTGTTTGGCATGCTCAAAATGCTGAAAGATCCGCAAGTACAAAAATCCTTGCGTTTTGCTCAAGCATTCCTGGAAGTTTTGGCTGAGCGCCAACAACAAAATCGCTAAACATAACGAAAGACAAGGACGGGAGGACCAACGCATGGCGAAGCATATTTTGATTCTAGGCGGCGGTTACGGCGGACTCTTAAGCGCATTGACTGCACGCAAATACATGACAGCTGAAGAAGCTACAATCACGGTTGTAAACCGTTTTCCTTCTCACCAAATCATCACGGAGCTGCATCGTTTGGCAGTAGGTAACCTGTCTGAACAAAACGTAGCACTTCCTTTGGAAAGACTGCTGCGCGGTAAAGACATTAACCTCGTGATCGATACCGTAGATAAAATCGGTTTGGATTCCCAACGCGTTACTCTGGCTAGCGGCGAATCCATTAAATATGATGCGCTGGTAGTTGCACTGGGTAGTGAAACCGCATTCTTTGGTATCCCAGGTCTGCAAGAGTTCAGCTTCACGCTGAAATCCGTTGAGGAAGCAAACCGCCTGCGTGCGCACATCGAAGAGCGCATCGTAGCGTACAAAGATAGCAAAAACAAAGCAGATGCTACTTTCGTTGTCGGTGGTGGCGGTCTGACTGGTATCGAATTGGTCGGCGAATTTGCGGACATGCTGCCAGGTCTGTGCCACAAGCATGGCGTAGATTTCGCAGATGTTTCGATGTACTGTGTAGAAGCAGGTCCTTCCATCTTGGCTGGTTTTGCGCCTGAGCTGGTTGAGCGTGCAAAAACGAGCCTGGAAAAACGTGGTGTAACATTCCTGACAGGTGTTCCTGTAACAGAAATGAAAGAGACCACTGTATTCCTGAAAGATGGCAACACCATCGAAACCAAAACCATGGTATGGACTGGTGGGGTACAAGGCAACCATGTCGTTGCTGAATCCGGCGTAGAAGTAAACCGTGGACGTGCGACTGTTACTGAGTTCCTGCAATCCACTTCCCATCCAGAAGTGTTCTTGGCTGGTGACAGCGCAGTAGTTATGGGCCCAGAAGGTCGTCCATATCCACCAACTGCTCAGCTGGCTTGGCAAATGGGTGAAGTCGTAGGTTACAACCTCTTCGCACATTTCAACGGTTCCAAAATGGAAAGCTTCGTACCCGTATTCTCCGGTACACTTGGAAGCTTGGGTCGTAAAGATGCGATCGGTACCATTGGTGCTAGCCAAATCAAGCTGAAAGGCTTGCCTGCATCCCTGATGAAAGAAGCGAGTAACGTTCGTTACCTGTCGCACATCAACGGATTGTCCTCTTTGGCCTATTAATAGCGATCGCTAGAAAACTTGGCTGCGCCAAGCTTTTCGGCGGAGAATCTTATAAATTCCTATCTGTATGACAAAACCCGGGATATCATTCCCGGGTTTTTTTGTGTGTAGTCGTTTACCCGTTTCCGCTCGGGTCTTCTACAATATGCGGAGATTGCGCCATTTTTTTACCCTTGGTCTCAGCGCCAAATTGATCGAGGTCGCTAGGTTTTCCTGGAGGGTGATTGTTGCGACGCTCTGATTTGTCTGTTTTCCCTCTTCCTGCCATTTGAATGTCACCTCCTGTGGTGTAAATCGTTTCTATTCTTTACGTAGTGGGTCATTGTCATGTAAGCACAATTGAACTGAATATGGTTCCATGAAAAAAATTGGCGAACAAGGATTGTCACTTGAAGATGAAAAGGTTATAATGTCCTCTATGAAGAAACAACTGTTTTTCTCAGGAGGACACGACGGATGAGACGGGAAGAAAAGTTTTTTTTGATTCGATCCGACATCCTGCCAGAATCAATCGTCAAGACAATTGAAGCCAAAAAAATGTTGGAGTCCGGCGAAGTGGATACGGTGAATGAAGCGGTTGATCGGGTCGGGTTGAGCCGGAGTGCTTTTTATAAGTACAAGGATGGCATTTTTCCATTCAACTCCATGATGAGCGAAACCATCATGACGATCACTTTTGCACTGGAGCACACGTCCGGTTATCTTTCCAGAGTGCTGACGTACATGGCGGATCAGGGTGGAAACGTATTAACCATCAATCAAACCATTCCGTTACAAGGAATTGCTTCGGTCTCCATGTCAGTCGATATGGCGCATATGAAGGTATCAAGTACGGAATTTTTGGATGGCTTGCAACAAGTACCCGGCGTACGCAAAGCGATGATCGTGGGTAGAGGGTAGAATAGCGGTAGGGGGAGATTACATGGAGAAGCAAATCATCAAGCTGGGGTTAATGGGATTCGGAACAGTAGGTACGGGTGTCGTCCGAATTATCCAGGCGCATCAGGAAGACTTGCAAAAACAGACCGGCTTGGGTATTGAAATAACAAAAATTCTCGTTCAGGATGCGGAGAAGTTCCGTAATTTAGCTTCCATGGATGGCAAGCTGACGACGGATCCAGCTGAGCTTTTGGACGATCCTGAAATTGAAGTGATCGTGGAAGTCATCGGGGGCATTCATCCGGCGAAAGATTTCATCCTCGGAGCTTTGGAGCGGGGGAAGCATGTTGTAACCGCGAATAAAGATTTGATGGCCTTGCATGGCGCAGAGATTTTGAAAAAGGCGCAAGAAAAAGGCTGTGACGTGTTCTACGAAGCGAGCGTTGCGGGGGGCATTCCGATTCTTCGTGCATTGGTGGAGGGTTTTTCTTCTGATCGGATCACGAAAATGATGGGGATCGTCAACGGCACGACCAACTATATTATGAGCAAAATGAGTCAGGAAGGCGCTGAATACGCTGACGTTCTGAAAGAAGCACAGGAGCTAGGCTATGCTGAAGCCAATCCGACTTCTGATGTCGAAGGCTTTGATGCGGCGCGTAAAATGGCGATATTGGCTACGTTGGGCTTCCGTGTTCCAATGAAGCTGGAAGATGTCGATGTAAAGGGAATCAGCTCCGTCAGCAAGGAAGATATTGCGTACGGAAAGCAACTCGGCTACGAGGTCAAGCTGCTGGGGCTCGCTCGCCGCGATGATGAAGCGATCGAGGTCAGTGTACAGCCGACCATGATTCCGAAAACACACCCGCTCGCGTCGGTCAATGGCGTGTTCAACGCCGTATACGTGCACGGGGAAGCGGTAGGAGAGACCATGTTTTACGGTCCAG containing:
- a CDS encoding Spo0B C-terminal domain-containing protein; the protein is MRDERKLFTHQTDQLLAVLNRQRHDWLNHVQVLLGYLHLNRTEQGEAHLKRIAEMAMQESMIARLNSSLLSVFFLTFNALNKEMLLEVEVCNQVDLTKITLNEQQLFQLMSEILCTVNDHVDPNSYEPASMQLSLEADARGVQFRFDLAGKLCASGLGELEKLIRKSEQSTVDVTEWIHTEEEWILELQIPFAE
- a CDS encoding ACT domain-containing protein, with product MRREEKFFLIRSDILPESIVKTIEAKKMLESGEVDTVNEAVDRVGLSRSAFYKYKDGIFPFNSMMSETIMTITFALEHTSGYLSRVLTYMADQGGNVLTINQTIPLQGIASVSMSVDMAHMKVSSTEFLDGLQQVPGVRKAMIVGRG
- a CDS encoding homoserine dehydrogenase, which codes for MEKQIIKLGLMGFGTVGTGVVRIIQAHQEDLQKQTGLGIEITKILVQDAEKFRNLASMDGKLTTDPAELLDDPEIEVIVEVIGGIHPAKDFILGALERGKHVVTANKDLMALHGAEILKKAQEKGCDVFYEASVAGGIPILRALVEGFSSDRITKMMGIVNGTTNYIMSKMSQEGAEYADVLKEAQELGYAEANPTSDVEGFDAARKMAILATLGFRVPMKLEDVDVKGISSVSKEDIAYGKQLGYEVKLLGLARRDDEAIEVSVQPTMIPKTHPLASVNGVFNAVYVHGEAVGETMFYGPGAGELPTATAVVSDLVTVVKNRKLGVNGRGMVAPYKEKILKDDTQKLSKYFLRIVVADKRGVLAQITQLLADKNISLEQVIQQPYNNNGEAEIIMITHLSSKSDMDGVLSYMETMDIVTKVKSCYRVEGGDQK
- the obgE gene encoding GTPase ObgE, with translation MFVDQVKIYVKGGDGGNGAVSFRREKYVPLGGPAGGDGGRGGDVIFVVDEGLRTLVDFRYQKHFKAPRGEHGRNKSQHGAGSEDMFVRVPPGTTVIDDDTKEVIADLVEHGQQAVIAKGGRGGRGNTRFANASNPAPHISENGEPGQERYIMMELKLIADVGLVGYPSVGKSTLLSSVTAAKPKIAEYHFTTLTPNLGVVEVGENSFVMADLPGLIEGAHEGVGLGHQFLRHVERTRLIVHVIDMAGVDGRDPFEDYLQINRELVLYNLKLEDRPQVVVANKMDVPEAQENLARFKEKVPGVAVYEISAATRQGVQELMYAIGDLLATIPDKPAVEEVAEVEERVVFKAEKEPDPFEITRDNEVFVVSGDKIEKLVRMTNLNSYDAAQRFAKIMRSMGVDEALRKHGARDGDTVRIGKLEFDFVE
- a CDS encoding NAD(P)/FAD-dependent oxidoreductase, encoding MAKHILILGGGYGGLLSALTARKYMTAEEATITVVNRFPSHQIITELHRLAVGNLSEQNVALPLERLLRGKDINLVIDTVDKIGLDSQRVTLASGESIKYDALVVALGSETAFFGIPGLQEFSFTLKSVEEANRLRAHIEERIVAYKDSKNKADATFVVGGGGLTGIELVGEFADMLPGLCHKHGVDFADVSMYCVEAGPSILAGFAPELVERAKTSLEKRGVTFLTGVPVTEMKETTVFLKDGNTIETKTMVWTGGVQGNHVVAESGVEVNRGRATVTEFLQSTSHPEVFLAGDSAVVMGPEGRPYPPTAQLAWQMGEVVGYNLFAHFNGSKMESFVPVFSGTLGSLGRKDAIGTIGASQIKLKGLPASLMKEASNVRYLSHINGLSSLAY
- a CDS encoding DUF1641 domain-containing protein, producing MSQTTTQQAEVASTATLAPEQMDVLDQLMKPEIQESLTVLVANLPKLAEMTTILTKTYDLVQTVANDKVLIDDLKGGMEEFVKPIQDKAKGIAQAAIEANDRSHVESSTIGLFGMLKMLKDPQVQKSLRFAQAFLEVLAERQQQNR
- the rpmA gene encoding 50S ribosomal protein L27; amino-acid sequence: MNFRFPVDLQFFASKKGVGSTKNGRDSISKRLGVKRGDGQFVTAGNILVRQRGTKIYPGANVMKGGDDTLFATADGVVRFKRLGRDRKQVVIEPVASEA